A genome region from Hemitrygon akajei chromosome 14, sHemAka1.3, whole genome shotgun sequence includes the following:
- the ferry3 gene encoding ferry endosomal RAB5 effector complex subunit 3 isoform X2: MDKVMQELGNTLTDQDVNSVAAQHFDSQQVLENKWASELKQLMTIQKQEYQEWVIKLHQDMKNPNNSTVSEEIKVKQSQSTVTNERMFEERSLLEESFTIHLGAQLKTMHNLRLVRADVLDFCKHKRNQQSGVKLQRLQTALSLYSTSLCGLVLLVDNRINSYSGIKRDFATVCQECTDFHFPRVEQQLQIVQQVVLYASAQRNKKIRERAELPNGNGGSEDKSKIGERNPSNILPGEFYTTRHSNLSEVHVVFHLCVDDNVRSSNITARDPAIMGLRNILKVCCTHDITTITIPLLLVHDMSEEMTIPWCLKRAELVFKCVKGFMMEMASWDGGTSRTVQFLVPQSISEELFYQLSNMLPQIFRVSSTLTLTSKR, translated from the exons ATGGACAAAGTAATGCAAGAACTAGGAAACACACTTACAGATCAAGATGTAAACTCAGTTGctgctcaacattttgattcccAACAG GTACTGGAAAATAAATGGGCCAGTGAACTGAAACAACTAATGACAATTCAGAAACAGGAATACCAAGAGTGGGTAATAAAACTACATCAAGACATGAAAAATCCTAACAACAGTACAGTCAG tgaggaaatcaaagtaAAGCAAAGTCAATCTACGGTAACAAATGAACGAATGTTTGAAGAGCGATCACTGTTGGAAGAAAGTTTTACTATACATTTAG GAGCCCAGTTGAAAACCATGCACAACTTGCGCCTAGTGAGAGCTGATGTCCTTGACTTTTGTAAGCACAAGCGCAATCAGCAAAGTGGTGTTAAACTTCAGAGATTACAGACAGCACTGTCACTATATTCCACTTCCCTCTGTGGGCTTGTCTTGCTTGTTGATAACCGCATCAATTCCTACAGTGGTATCAAGCGAG ATTTTGCAACAGTTTGCCAGGAGTGCACAGATTTTCATTTCCCTAGAGTGGAACAGCAGCTTCAGATTGTCCAACAGGTTGTACTTTATGCAAGTGCTCAACGTAACAAGAAAATAAGGGAAAGAGCTG AGCTACCAaatggaaatggagggagtgaagaTAAGTCAAAGATCGGAGAAAGAAATCCATCAAATATTTTACCAG GAGAATTTTACACCACGAGGCATTCTAATCTTTCCGAAGTTCATGTCGTTTTTCACCTGTGCGTGGATGATAATGTAAGATCTAGCAATATTACAGCCCGTGATCCAGCAATTATGGGCCTACGGAATATTCTGAAAGTCTGTTGCACCCATGACATTACAACAATCACAATCCCTCTATTACTAGTGCATGACATGTCCGAG GAGATGACGATACCTTGGTGTCTGAAAAGGGCAGAGCTTGTGTTTAAGTGTGTAAAAG gttttatgatGGAAATGGCATCTTGGGACGGAGGAACTTCTCGTACAGTTCAGTTCCTTGTACCACAG
- the ferry3 gene encoding ferry endosomal RAB5 effector complex subunit 3 isoform X1 has translation MLLGTRIKEKPTHFQSSEKTFVFNFKSGQQSYVLSAPLQIPMQGSINDLHGRLMLLHNLPYFVENDLKNSLYQFINEETERNYDKEAEAALEKVKSSELNTEQLVNAWAKSYHETTLEYARPEEPSWDEDFADVYHDLIHSPASETLLNLEHNYFVRVSELISERDMELKKLQERQSVEMDKVMQELGNTLTDQDVNSVAAQHFDSQQVLENKWASELKQLMTIQKQEYQEWVIKLHQDMKNPNNSTVSEEIKVKQSQSTVTNERMFEERSLLEESFTIHLGAQLKTMHNLRLVRADVLDFCKHKRNQQSGVKLQRLQTALSLYSTSLCGLVLLVDNRINSYSGIKRDFATVCQECTDFHFPRVEQQLQIVQQVVLYASAQRNKKIRERAELPNGNGGSEDKSKIGERNPSNILPGEFYTTRHSNLSEVHVVFHLCVDDNVRSSNITARDPAIMGLRNILKVCCTHDITTITIPLLLVHDMSEEMTIPWCLKRAELVFKCVKGFMMEMASWDGGTSRTVQFLVPQSISEELFYQLSNMLPQIFRVSSTLTLTSKR, from the exons ATGCTATTAGGCACAAGAATAAAAGAGAAACCTACACACTTCCAGTCATCAGAAAAaacatttgtttttaactttaagTCAGGACAACAGTCATATGTGCTATCTGCACCCCTCCAGATCCCAATGCAAGGAAGCATCAATGATTTACATGGACGTCTTATGCTCTTACATAATCTTCCTTATTTTGTTGAGAATG ATTTAAAAAATTCCCTTTATCAATTTATTAATGAAGAAACTGAAAGGAATTATGACAAAGAAGCAGAAGCTGCATTAGAAAAAGTAAAAAGCAGCGAATTGAATACTGAGCAGCTTGTTAATGCTTGGGCAAAATCTTATCATGAG acCACATTGGAATATGCTCGGCCAGAAGAGCCAAGCTGGGATGAAGATTTTGCAGATGTATACCATGACTTGATACATTCTCCAGCCTCTGAGACTCTGCTAAACCTGGAACATAATTACTTTGTCAGAGTTTCAGAGCTCATAAGTGAAAGAGACATGGAATTAAAGAAGCTACAGGAaag GCAGTCTGTAGAAATGGACAAAGTAATGCAAGAACTAGGAAACACACTTACAGATCAAGATGTAAACTCAGTTGctgctcaacattttgattcccAACAG GTACTGGAAAATAAATGGGCCAGTGAACTGAAACAACTAATGACAATTCAGAAACAGGAATACCAAGAGTGGGTAATAAAACTACATCAAGACATGAAAAATCCTAACAACAGTACAGTCAG tgaggaaatcaaagtaAAGCAAAGTCAATCTACGGTAACAAATGAACGAATGTTTGAAGAGCGATCACTGTTGGAAGAAAGTTTTACTATACATTTAG GAGCCCAGTTGAAAACCATGCACAACTTGCGCCTAGTGAGAGCTGATGTCCTTGACTTTTGTAAGCACAAGCGCAATCAGCAAAGTGGTGTTAAACTTCAGAGATTACAGACAGCACTGTCACTATATTCCACTTCCCTCTGTGGGCTTGTCTTGCTTGTTGATAACCGCATCAATTCCTACAGTGGTATCAAGCGAG ATTTTGCAACAGTTTGCCAGGAGTGCACAGATTTTCATTTCCCTAGAGTGGAACAGCAGCTTCAGATTGTCCAACAGGTTGTACTTTATGCAAGTGCTCAACGTAACAAGAAAATAAGGGAAAGAGCTG AGCTACCAaatggaaatggagggagtgaagaTAAGTCAAAGATCGGAGAAAGAAATCCATCAAATATTTTACCAG GAGAATTTTACACCACGAGGCATTCTAATCTTTCCGAAGTTCATGTCGTTTTTCACCTGTGCGTGGATGATAATGTAAGATCTAGCAATATTACAGCCCGTGATCCAGCAATTATGGGCCTACGGAATATTCTGAAAGTCTGTTGCACCCATGACATTACAACAATCACAATCCCTCTATTACTAGTGCATGACATGTCCGAG GAGATGACGATACCTTGGTGTCTGAAAAGGGCAGAGCTTGTGTTTAAGTGTGTAAAAG gttttatgatGGAAATGGCATCTTGGGACGGAGGAACTTCTCGTACAGTTCAGTTCCTTGTACCACAG